Proteins co-encoded in one Aethina tumida isolate Nest 87 chromosome 7, icAetTumi1.1, whole genome shotgun sequence genomic window:
- the LOC126266277 gene encoding uncharacterized protein LOC126266277 gives MFKYSVILIYTCVVCAEYKTSTTTTIYDIDVPGSNPIRIVEGEPLWKSDENRPPSNFEHRSFNGFTTISSQTNLNYPTEEENVEFAPVALQEFLTNYANMVKNNKTEQTDDSDKFESVDLITQPSDTPEEKSKSWNIMNYETHKHPYEDKQGWVSLEPVPWSVSKISKWKPNVRPSQKPWSDYGSNDQPWENDFAEFPSDQNTGFNIKPQRPNSYFDKPTSQYGLEQSNINKFGSYQYKKPSFPKPTAVYSHKVQLRPSFSETSHKTPLQISGYYKNEENESNKRNDIITDGLPANFPTAFRESLRRRGTEIHPETHPANGEGEWVLLSTTKGYKYPKHRQRSLEVKPQSLGIHRSLRLTVLPPLKNSKVNMTTSHGGLLQVESSFETVDQAQKKYAKKQKLKKKPNKRPFKNQLINKKGANTRTPVQIVLPTMASVPRRSTGSDTSAVLAAVGAGMIPATMAMLVPMAMNGRRKRDTSFVTSNPYSSVEITLPRNI, from the coding sequence atgtttaaatattcggttattttgatttatacttGTGTAGTGTGTGCTGAATACAAGACTTCCACCACAACAACAATATACGATATTGACGTACCCGGATCCAATCCCATCAGAATTGTGGAAGGTGAACCACTATGGAAAAGTGATGAAAATCGTCCACCTTCAAATTTCGAGCACAGATCTTTTAATGGATTTACAACAATATCCAGTCaaactaatttgaattatCCCACGGAAGAGGAAAACGTTGAATTTGCTCCTGTTGCTTTGCAAGAATTTCTGACTAACTATGCTAAcatggttaaaaataataagactgAACAAACTGATGACTCTGATAAGTTTGAAAGTGTTGATCTTATTACCCAGCCATCAGATACACCTgaagaaaaatctaaaagctGGAACATAATGAATTACGAAACACATAAGCATCCTTACGAAGACAAACAAGGATGGGTATCTTTGGAGCCTGTACCATGGTCTGTATCAAAAATCTCTAAATGGAAACCTAACGTGAGACCTAGTCAAAAGCCTTGGAGCGACTATGGATCCAACGATCAACCGTGGGAGAATGATTTTGCCGAGTTTCCATCAGATCAAAATActggttttaatattaaacctcAAAGGCCAAACTCTTATTTTGATAAACCAACTTCACAGTACGGATTAGAACAAAGCAACATAAACAAGTTTGGCTCATACCAATACAAAAAACCTTCTTTTCCGAAACCTACTGCTGTCTACTCACACAAAGTTCAGTTGCGACCAAGTTTTAGTGAGACCAGTCATAAAACTCCCCTTCAAATTAGTGGTTACtacaaaaatgaagaaaatgaatCAAATAAGAGAAATGACATTATCACCGATGGATTACCAGCTAACTTTCCCACTGCATTCCGAGAGTCTTTAAGAAGAAGGGGCACTGAAATTCATCCCGAAACGCATCCAGCAAATGGAGAAGGCGAATGGGTATTGCTCTCGACCACAAAAGGCTACAAATATCCGAAGCATCGTCAAAGATCATTGGAGGTGAAGCCACAATCTTTGGGCATTCACAGGTCCTTAAGACTCACAGTGCTACCTCCTTTAAAAAACTCCAAAGTTAACATGACTACTTCGCACGGAGGCCTATTACAAGTAGAATCCAGTTTCGAAACAGTCGATCAAGCACAGAAAAAGTACGCGAAGAAGCAAAAACTGAAGAAGAAACCCAACAAACgcccatttaaaaatcaattaatcaacaaaaaaggtGCCAACACCAGAACTCCAGTGCAGATCGTTTTGCCGACGATGGCGTCAGTTCCCAGAAGATCCACCGGTTCGGATACTTCCGCAGTTTTAGCTGCCGTGGGAGCCGGAATGATACCAGCAACAATGGCCATGCTGGTGCCAATGGCAATGAATGGACGAAGAAAGCGCGACACTTCGTTCGTAACAAGTAATCCCTATTCCAGCGTTGAAATCACATTACCCCGGAACATATAA